A genomic region of Enterococcus sp. 12C11_DIV0727 contains the following coding sequences:
- a CDS encoding prephenate dehydrogenase, which produces MDKKVLIIGLGLIGSSIALCIKKEHPAVMIIGIDNQESSVDFALKRKIIDQKESTIETAAVQADIIFLCTPVKSMLKQLKLLGTLSLKPEVIITDVGSTKLEIIETAQAAGLKTFIGGHPMAGSHKSGVTAADENLFENAYYILTTSEAGTQKQVQQLQTILQGTRAKFVVLTAKEHDQITGMLSHLPHIIAAGLVNQSKVFNEEHPRSRQLAAGGFRDITRIASSDPQMWTDILLSNKEALLALMGSWQTEMKQVSDWIQNENSEAIYQFFYEAKETRNQMPVHKEGAIPAFYDLFVDVPDVPGVIAEITGLLGKANLSLINLKILETREDIYGILQLTFKRQDDLEKAKVTIKKETEYLCYEK; this is translated from the coding sequence ATGGATAAAAAGGTTTTAATCATTGGATTAGGTTTGATCGGCAGTTCAATTGCTTTATGTATAAAAAAAGAGCATCCAGCTGTAATGATCATCGGGATAGATAATCAAGAAAGTTCTGTAGACTTTGCGTTAAAACGAAAAATCATTGATCAAAAAGAGAGCACAATTGAAACAGCAGCGGTACAAGCAGATATTATTTTTTTATGTACGCCTGTTAAGAGTATGTTGAAGCAACTAAAACTATTAGGAACCTTGTCATTAAAACCAGAGGTAATCATAACAGATGTTGGCAGTACGAAATTAGAAATTATTGAAACAGCTCAAGCAGCTGGCTTAAAAACGTTTATCGGTGGACATCCTATGGCGGGCTCACATAAATCTGGTGTGACGGCAGCAGATGAAAACTTATTTGAAAATGCGTATTATATTTTAACCACTTCAGAAGCAGGGACACAAAAGCAAGTCCAGCAATTACAAACCATTTTACAAGGAACACGAGCAAAATTTGTGGTTCTTACAGCAAAGGAACATGATCAAATTACAGGAATGCTCAGTCACTTACCACATATTATTGCAGCGGGTCTAGTTAACCAAAGTAAGGTTTTCAATGAAGAACATCCCCGCTCACGACAATTAGCGGCTGGTGGTTTTCGCGATATTACCCGGATTGCTTCGTCTGATCCGCAAATGTGGACCGATATTTTGCTAAGTAATAAAGAGGCGTTATTAGCGCTGATGGGTTCATGGCAAACTGAAATGAAACAAGTTTCCGATTGGATCCAAAATGAAAATAGTGAAGCGATTTATCAGTTTTTCTACGAAGCAAAAGAAACAAGAAATCAAATGCCTGTTCATAAAGAAGGCGCAATTCCAGCCTTCTATGATTTATTTGTTGACGTACCGGATGTCCCTGGTGTGATTGCAGAGATTACAGGTTTATTAGGTAAAGCAAACCTTTCATTGATTAATTTGAAAATTCTTGAAACTCGGGAAGATATTTACGGCATTTTACAATTAACCTTTAAAAGGCAGGATGATCTAGAAAAAGCTAAAGTGACTATTAAAAAAGAGACAGAATATTTGTGCTATGAAAAATGA
- the aroA gene encoding 3-phosphoshikimate 1-carboxyvinyltransferase, with product MDLVINKIGLNGVIDIPSDKSISHRSIMFGAIAEGKTTIRNFLRGDDCLSTLKAFQDLGVKIEDDGEVITVHGNGFSGLKPAKQAIDVGNSGTTIRLIMGILAGTSFTTELFGDHSIAKRPMNRVMLPINQMGAVCAGHDGTEFPPLTVKGAEKLNPIYYQMPVASAQVKSAILFAALQAHGESVIVEKEKTRDHTEDMIRQFGGEISVSGKEIRISGPQKLVGQEVVVPGDISSAAFFLTAGLIIPDSKITLKNVGLNPTRTGIIDVIQQMGGKLLVQEANSEANKAGTLTVETSALNGIEIGGEIIPRLIDELPIIALLATQAEGTTIIRDAEELKVKETNRIDAVATELNKMGAKIEPTEDGLIIHGKTPLYGANVTSYGDHRIGMMLQIAALLVESGTVELDKAEAISVSYPRFFDDLTKLYR from the coding sequence TTGGATTTAGTTATTAATAAAATTGGTTTGAATGGGGTAATTGATATTCCAAGTGATAAATCGATTTCTCATAGAAGTATTATGTTTGGTGCTATTGCTGAAGGGAAGACGACGATTCGCAACTTTTTACGTGGTGATGATTGTTTAAGCACTTTAAAAGCTTTTCAAGATTTGGGTGTTAAAATTGAAGATGATGGGGAAGTTATAACCGTTCATGGTAATGGTTTTTCAGGGTTGAAACCTGCGAAGCAAGCAATCGATGTTGGAAATTCAGGGACTACGATTCGCTTGATCATGGGGATTTTGGCAGGAACATCTTTCACTACGGAATTGTTTGGTGATCATTCGATTGCTAAACGGCCTATGAATCGAGTGATGCTACCAATCAATCAAATGGGCGCTGTTTGTGCAGGGCATGATGGGACAGAGTTTCCGCCACTGACAGTGAAAGGTGCTGAAAAATTAAACCCTATTTATTATCAAATGCCTGTTGCGAGTGCTCAAGTTAAGTCCGCCATTTTATTTGCTGCTTTACAAGCCCATGGTGAATCCGTTATTGTAGAAAAAGAGAAGACGCGTGATCATACAGAAGATATGATTCGTCAATTTGGCGGTGAAATTTCAGTTTCAGGGAAAGAAATTAGAATCAGTGGACCGCAAAAATTAGTTGGACAAGAAGTTGTGGTACCAGGGGATATTTCATCAGCGGCCTTCTTCCTTACGGCAGGACTGATCATTCCAGATAGCAAAATCACGTTAAAGAACGTTGGCTTAAACCCAACTCGTACGGGAATCATTGATGTTATCCAACAAATGGGCGGAAAGCTACTAGTACAAGAAGCGAATAGTGAAGCCAATAAAGCTGGAACTTTAACTGTCGAAACAAGTGCTCTTAACGGAATTGAAATCGGTGGAGAAATTATTCCAAGATTAATCGATGAACTGCCAATCATTGCTTTATTAGCCACTCAGGCTGAGGGAACCACAATTATTCGCGACGCTGAAGAGTTGAAAGTAAAAGAAACGAATCGGATCGATGCAGTAGCAACTGAGTTAAATAAAATGGGTGCTAAAATCGAGCCAACTGAGGATGGATTAATCATTCATGGTAAAACACCGCTATACGGTGCGAACGTAACTAGTTATGGAGACCATCGTATTGGTATGATGCTGCAAATTGCGGCTCTTTTAGTAGAAAGCGGCACAGTCGAATTAGATAAAGCAGAAGCAATTTCAGTTTCTTATCCAAGATTTTTTGATGATTTAACTAAATTATATCGATAA
- the aroC gene encoding chorismate synthase: MRFITAGESHGPELTAIIEGLPAGLPLSPEDINLELARRQGGYGRGGRMLIEKDQVRITSGIRHGKTLGSPVTLVVENKDWKNWTSVMSIEEVTEKEKKIRRVNKPRPGHADLVGGIKYQHDDLRNVLERSSARETTMRVAIGAIAKKLLKELDIEVAGHVAILGGIKAEIPDNLTVQEIQERSEKSDVRVLDSSVEQEIRDLIDKTKKNGDTIGGVVEVVVGGVPIGLGSYVQWDRKLDAKIAQAVTSINAFKGVEFGIGFEMGFKPGSQVMDEIVWDQATGYTRTSNNLGGFEGGMTNGMPIVVRGVMKPIPTLYKPLQSVNIDTKEPYKASVERSDSTAVPAASVVCEAVVATEVAQAMLDKFGSDAFEQMKAEVDSYRCYTQTF, encoded by the coding sequence ATGCGTTTTATTACTGCGGGAGAATCACACGGACCAGAATTGACAGCAATTATCGAAGGCTTGCCAGCAGGGTTGCCATTGTCACCTGAGGATATTAATTTAGAGCTAGCAAGAAGACAAGGTGGATATGGTCGTGGCGGCAGAATGTTGATTGAGAAAGATCAGGTAAGAATCACTTCAGGTATTCGTCACGGAAAAACATTAGGTTCGCCAGTGACATTGGTCGTTGAGAACAAAGACTGGAAAAACTGGACTTCTGTTATGTCAATCGAAGAAGTCACAGAGAAAGAGAAAAAGATCCGCCGTGTTAATAAGCCACGTCCTGGTCATGCAGATTTGGTTGGCGGCATCAAATACCAACATGATGATCTTAGAAATGTCTTAGAGCGTTCCTCAGCACGTGAAACAACTATGCGTGTGGCAATTGGAGCCATTGCTAAGAAATTGTTGAAAGAGCTAGATATCGAAGTAGCGGGGCATGTGGCCATATTGGGTGGAATCAAGGCTGAAATTCCAGATAATTTAACTGTTCAAGAAATTCAAGAACGTTCAGAAAAATCCGACGTTCGAGTTCTTGATTCTTCGGTTGAACAAGAAATTCGTGATCTGATAGATAAAACTAAGAAAAACGGCGATACGATCGGTGGAGTGGTCGAAGTTGTTGTCGGCGGTGTGCCGATTGGATTAGGCAGTTATGTCCAATGGGATCGCAAGTTAGATGCTAAAATTGCTCAAGCTGTTACCAGTATCAATGCTTTTAAAGGGGTTGAATTTGGAATCGGTTTTGAAATGGGCTTTAAACCAGGTAGCCAAGTTATGGATGAAATTGTTTGGGATCAAGCAACCGGGTATACAAGAACTTCAAACAATCTAGGCGGTTTTGAAGGTGGTATGACAAATGGAATGCCAATCGTTGTTAGAGGTGTTATGAAGCCGATTCCGACATTGTATAAACCTTTACAAAGTGTCAATATCGATACAAAAGAGCCTTACAAAGCAAGCGTAGAACGTTCTGACAGTACAGCTGTGCCAGCTGCAAGTGTTGTTTGTGAAGCGGTTGTGGCAACAGAAGTTGCTCAAGCAATGTTGGACAAATTTGGTAGTGATGCTTTTGAACAAATGAAAGCAGAAGTTGACTCTTACCGCTGCTATACTCAAACGTTTTAA
- a CDS encoding shikimate kinase — translation MKGIILIGFMGAGKTTVGKLLSEKTGMEHIDFDDKIVEEIGMTIQEYFDLHGEEAFRERETNVLKRYLDHNQVVSTGGGIVMRPENRELLKQMAPVIYLQTKPEVFIPRLKHDHTTVRPLVVSKSPEEIRQVFEPRIPFYEESASLVVATDDRTPEEIVHEILENI, via the coding sequence ATGAAGGGGATTATTTTAATTGGTTTTATGGGAGCAGGAAAAACCACTGTGGGAAAACTGCTTTCAGAAAAAACGGGTATGGAACACATCGATTTTGATGATAAAATCGTTGAAGAAATAGGAATGACAATTCAAGAATATTTTGATTTACACGGTGAAGAAGCATTTAGAGAACGAGAAACGAATGTCTTAAAACGTTATCTTGATCATAATCAAGTTGTATCAACCGGTGGCGGCATTGTCATGAGACCAGAGAATCGAGAACTGTTGAAACAAATGGCACCTGTTATCTATTTACAAACAAAGCCAGAAGTGTTTATTCCGCGTTTAAAACACGATCATACCACTGTTAGACCTTTGGTTGTGTCAAAATCCCCAGAGGAAATTAGACAGGTTTTTGAACCACGTATCCCTTTTTATGAAGAGAGTGCTAGCTTAGTTGTTGCGACAGACGATCGAACACCTGAAGAGATTGTTCATGAAATTTTAGAAAATATATAG